The following coding sequences lie in one Pirellulales bacterium genomic window:
- a CDS encoding DNA modification methylase, protein MKIELWKLSDVKPYPNNPRLNDDAVDAVVASIREFGFRQPIVVDSDGVIIVGHTRWKAAQKLGVEKVPVHVAKDLTPEQIKAYRIADNKTNELAEWNLDLLPIELADLQAANYDLGLLGFDQDELAKLLNGDLNEGLCDPDDVPAPPDEATTQPGDLWILGDHRLLCGDSSKPEDVDRLLDGAVIHLVNTDPPYNVKVEPRSNNAIAAGLSSFAGPKHHQSLDLARHPEKSKPTQKKLRAKDRPLANDFVTDEVFDQLLASWFGNMARVLSPGRGFYIWGGYANCGNYPPVLKAMGLYFSQAIIWVKEHPVLTRKDFMGNHEWCFYGWREGAAHVYLGPNNAVDVWSIKKVNPQSMIHLTEKPVELAIRAMKYSSRPGENVLDLFGGSGSTLIAAEQTGRKAFLMELDALYADVIVQRWEKFAGRKAERVAAQEVAT, encoded by the coding sequence ATGAAAATCGAGCTTTGGAAGCTGTCCGATGTCAAACCGTACCCGAACAATCCACGTCTCAACGATGACGCCGTGGACGCGGTCGTCGCGTCGATCCGCGAGTTCGGTTTTCGCCAGCCGATCGTCGTCGATTCCGATGGCGTGATCATCGTTGGCCACACGCGCTGGAAGGCGGCGCAGAAGCTGGGCGTGGAAAAGGTGCCCGTTCACGTAGCCAAAGACCTGACGCCGGAGCAGATCAAGGCCTACCGCATCGCCGACAACAAGACGAACGAGTTGGCCGAATGGAATCTCGATCTGCTGCCGATCGAATTGGCCGACCTTCAAGCGGCGAACTACGACCTCGGTCTGCTCGGGTTCGACCAGGACGAATTGGCCAAGCTGCTCAACGGCGATTTGAACGAGGGCCTATGCGACCCCGACGACGTGCCGGCCCCGCCCGACGAGGCGACCACGCAGCCGGGCGACCTCTGGATTCTCGGTGACCACCGCTTGCTTTGCGGCGACAGCAGCAAGCCCGAGGATGTGGACCGGTTGCTTGACGGCGCGGTGATTCATCTGGTGAACACGGACCCGCCGTACAACGTGAAGGTCGAGCCCCGCTCGAACAACGCCATCGCCGCGGGCCTTAGTTCATTTGCCGGACCAAAGCATCACCAGTCGCTCGATCTGGCCCGCCACCCCGAGAAGTCGAAGCCAACACAGAAAAAGCTTCGCGCCAAGGACCGGCCGCTGGCAAACGACTTCGTCACCGACGAGGTGTTCGATCAATTGTTGGCATCGTGGTTTGGGAACATGGCCCGCGTACTCTCGCCGGGACGCGGGTTCTACATCTGGGGCGGCTACGCTAACTGCGGCAACTATCCCCCGGTGCTGAAGGCGATGGGCCTCTACTTCTCGCAGGCGATTATCTGGGTGAAAGAACACCCGGTGCTGACGCGGAAAGACTTCATGGGCAACCACGAGTGGTGCTTCTACGGCTGGCGCGAGGGGGCGGCGCACGTGTACCTCGGGCCGAACAACGCCGTCGACGTCTGGTCGATCAAGAAGGTCAACCCGCAGTCGATGATTCACTTGACCGAGAAGCCCGTCGAGTTGGCCATTCGTGCGATGAAGTATTCGTCGCGGCCCGGCGAGAACGTGCTGGATTTGTTCGGCGGGAGCGGCTCGACGCTCATCGCCGCCGAACAGACCGGCCGCAAGGCGTTCTTGATGGAACTCGACGCGCTGTACGCCGACGTGATCGTTCAGCGCTGGGAGAAGTTCGCGGGGCGGAAGGCGGAACGCGTCGCGGCCCAGGAGGTCGCGACGTGA